A region from the Pectinophora gossypiella chromosome 29, ilPecGoss1.1, whole genome shotgun sequence genome encodes:
- the LOC126379675 gene encoding uncharacterized protein LOC126379675 has translation MIKRHTKSEQCDTKPKDRGDNVRKEEKMMKFIKVDMETQVNQKNFGDRGDSPGKKTQKTDNKKNDLDVHKSQNIDKLKKRFGLNRNTAEDNFRSERNMKKTIEKMNMDIKPLDIDKRRKLAEKYTFRKAHDYCTLVVRKDNNKTEKGDYKKNFKLPLKSQDLGVPPVRLGDQNIKNLASNTEAEEKSLRIDFGTSPDRKTTKFDRELRHSDRKPIIKTLVSKGDCKVYKAVTFVDKKTKSTPLRITMPSSKTQRGDGSRLIGTETPDSTRSKYKVASTPEKPVTNRKNKIVKRTRKSSPELSVRENAKPPLTEVAKWAPLSVNPHTQPYYEAWVNKTPAAMSRDPEEEKFYLEQQDLLQALQQKAKNKTPSQTTLSLVDEHYTGKITVSRDRKLTSRPFFKLTNPEHF, from the exons ATGATCAAGAGGCATACGAAATCTGAACAATGTGATACCAAGCCGAAGGATCGCGGGGATAATGTTAGAAAAGAAGAGAAGATGATGAAATTTATCAAAGTCGACATGGAGACCCAGGTGAACCAGAAAAACTTTGGCGATCGAGGCGATTCGCCGGGCAAGAAAACCCAAAAAACCGATAACAAGAAAAACGATTTGGACGTACATAAGAGTCAAAATATCGATAAATTGAAAAAGCGGTTCGGTTTAAATAGAAATACTGCCGAAGACAATTTTAGATCTGAGAGGAATATGAAAAAAACAATTGAGAAAATGAACATGGATATAAAACCTTTGGATATTGACAAGAGGAGGAAGTTGGCTGAAAAATACACGTTCCGGAAAGCTCACGATTACTGCACGTTAGTTGTACGGAAAGATAACAACAAAACTGAAAAAGGAGATTATAAGAAAAATTTTAAGTTACCTCTTAAGTCCCAGGATTTGGGAGTACCCCCGGTGCGgctcggag ATCAAAACATCAAAAACCTAGCAAGCAACACGGAAGCAGAAGAAAAGAGTCTACGAATCGACTTCGGCACGTCGCCCGATAGAAAAACCACAAAGTTCGATAGGGAACTGAGACATTCCGACAGAAAGCCGATAATTAAAACTTTAGTTTCAAAGGGCGACTGTAAGGTCTACAAAGCAGTCACTTTCGTCGATAAGAAGACAAAATCTACGCCACTGAGAATAACTATGCCGTCTTCGAAAACGCAGAGAGGCGACGGGTCTAGACTGATAGGGACCGAAACCCCGGATAGTACGCGCTCGAAATATAAAGTCGCGAGTACACCGGAAAAACCGGTAACGAaccgaaaaaacaaaatagtgaAACGCACGCGGAAGTCCTCGCCGGAGCTGTCAGTGCGGGAAAACGCCAAGCCGCCATTAACGGAAGTAGCAAAATGGGCGCCATTGTCCGTTAACCCGCACACACAGCCGTATTACGAAGCGTGGGTGAACAAAACGCCTGCAGCTATGTCTAGAGACCCTGAAGAGGAAAAATTCTACTTGGAACAGCAGGATTTGTTACAAGCTCTCCAACAGAAGGCTAAGAACAAGACTCCATCGCAGACGACACTGTCGTTAGTCGACGAGCACTATACCGGTAAAATAACTGTTTCACGTGATAGGAAGCTCACCAGTCGCCCTTTTTTCAAATTGACAAATCCAGAACATTTCTAA
- the LOC126379638 gene encoding uncharacterized protein LOC126379638 yields MDRKTRNKVVVKSKSSNSAITTKSKSPIRANARNKKSWSSAEFKNKINKKRGVYVEKKSTNLLNSRGKNEDTGHQKPSKRPRKSQKGFLDSVLNILSQDTTGTQYPDASDLLKPGKHRRIRRRTVETVDKGIQDLDAMSGNSSPFRYRKSSPLRMRQPSPQRRKFKSRILNDHVSDRLVVLQPRKELNHTPSNQSEGASKDYVHKKKWPDSPLVQYLEQETNMLQQQQNPDIKEGKKLKKTEALKMEEPATMVGELKTSAKSLYNFFVDLLETTFSVYNMNAEYNEKVHKESNVNFEIDEKVAKKLTLATQPTIDYVENNNINHTGDDIKRDTVFYIRNDDIATDRIEVYKTKPRCSNMNPPLRPRKRSPGRNLRSESFSYTQPYKVDSPTNRSAIKPKGSFNKKNRKQNLLNLLKEELRMEEDAFDEPQTMHQALKLIAKNKRRCRRAIRFDESACPDRKTKTPDDGHPDCMFKRRKVISSSTKSSRRKKLFRIFNPQTTFMQSMRTSGIPRKFSTTRPTLTQSDSSNDNYNYAEDDYKTASFHSIVVEGYDYEPDFSMRQNDIKNKAIIYAYHSRETILTESLGSSKDCLDSIPSKASTSISQLLLKTPDMY; encoded by the exons ATGGACCGTAAAACAAGAAACAAAGTTGTGGTCAAGTCTAAATCATCGAACAGTGCTATAACGACGAAATCTAAATCGCCAATAAGAGCTAACGCCCGGAACAAGAAGAGCTGGAGTAGCGCCGAGTTCAAGAATAAAATCAACAAGAAACGCGGTGTTTACGTTGAGAAAAAGTCTACCAATTTACTGAACTCGCGAGGTAAGAATG AAGACACGGGACATCAAAAACCGTCTAAACGACCTCGCAAAAGCCAGAAAGGCTTCCTAGACTCTGTCCTTAACATACTGTCGCAAGACACGACCGGTACTCAGTACCCCGATGCATCTGATCTGCTCAAACCTGGCAAACATCGGCGAATTAGGAGGAGGACCGTTGAGACCGTCGACAAAGGTATCCAAGACCTAGATGCCATGTCCGGTAACAGCTCGCCATTTAGGTACAGGAAGTCGTCGCCTTTAAGAATGAGACAACCCTCCCCCCAAAGAAGGAAGTTCAAATCTCGTATTCTCAACGACCATGTGAGCGACAGGCTGGTTGTCCTGCAACCGCGGAAAGAACTCAACCACACACCTTCGAATCAATCGGAAGGCGCAAGCAAGGATTATGTGCACAAAAAGAAATGGCCCGATTCGCCACTAGTCCAATACCTGGAGCAGGAGACAAATATGCTTCAGCAACAGCAGAATCCGGACATTAAAGAAGGGAAGAAGCTCAAGAAAACGGAAGCGCTCAAGATGGAGGAACCGGCTACTATGGTGGGCGAACTCAAGACCTCGGCGAAGAGCCTGTATAATTTCTTCGTTGATCTACTAGAAACCACTTTCAGCGTTTACAATATGAATGCAGAATACAACGAGAAAGTACACAAGGAGTCTAATGTCAATTTCGAAATTGACGAGAAAGTGGCCAAGAAACTGACGTTAGCTACGCAACCAACAATAGACTACGTAGAGAATAATAACATTAATCATACTGGTGACGACATCAAGAGGGATACAGTGTTCTACATAAGGAACGATGATATAGCGACGGACAGAATAGAAGTGTACAAGACGAAGCCACGGTGTTCCAACATGAATCCACCTTTGCGTCCGCGAAAGAGGAGTCCAGGCAGGAATCTCCGCTCTGAGTCTTTCTCTTACACCCAGCCGTACAAAGTTGACTCGCCGACGAACAGAAGCGCGATAAAGCCCAAGGGATCATTCAACAAGAagaatagaaaacaaaatttaCTCAACCTCCTGAAGGAAGAGTTGCGTATGGAGGAGGATGCTTTCGACGAGCCACAAACTATGCATCAAGCGTTGAAGCTGATTGCGAAGAACAAGAGGCGGTGCCGAAGGGCGATACGGTTTGACGAGTCGGCCTGCCCTGACAGGAAAACGAAGACGCCAGACGACGGACATCCGGACTGCATGTTCAAGCGTCGGAAAGTCATATCTTCGAGTACGAAAAGCAGCAGACGAAAGAAGTTGTTCAGGATCTTCAATCCGCAAACTACTTTTATGCAATCGATGCGTACGTCGGGCATCCCTCGCAAGTTCTCAACCACTCGTCCTACGCTTACCCAGAGCGATTCGAGCAATGATAATTACAATTATGCCGAGGACGATTACAAGACGGCTTCTTTCCATTCCATAGTCGTGGAGGGTTACGACTACGAGCCAGACTTCTCAATGAGACAGAACGACATTAAAAACAAGGCCATCATATATGCGTACCACTCTCGAGAGACAATCCTCACTGAAAGCCTTGGAAGTTCGAAGGATTGCCTAGATTCGATTCCGTCGAAAGCGTCCACGTCGATAAGTCAACTCTTATTGAAAACACCAGATATGTATtga
- the LOC126379512 gene encoding uncharacterized protein LOC126379512 — MTQDYLLSLPYSLPTEILLYILTYLPAKHLVRCRQVCVRWRNIIDWLTTSDSLWREHCKRDFSDVHMIARHKARVGMLWFNIYRSLSLWPQLSLARDVHDEFASASCLNDEIQSLEVLKNGIIGVHKFGSIVYYDIETLEPAKRGPITGEYVSYSENDNAIILKTHNLHLFVIRKLIHNPHFESNATFHEVKTYILVDKLLYYVDLNNDIYLCKLDEANLVNKLVKESEEFIMCLGYTDRLNVLTFRRNIYSMIDGNLVLVCDLDECYNLLHQFYKYNLLETVDWRIVFQWTCIMHHKLPEGPLREIMTVRIYGDVVLVGCNWGVFLIYYAPFTNGEFDLYKTVPVRQYNFMEPSDCPVLIVCPILRADILEAEDGHTIILAMPKKVALLDFVHDFKRTESVAVLPYNDLQQVKLLRTAEVDNNTS; from the coding sequence ATGACGCAGGACTACTTACTGTCCCTCCCATACTCCTTGCCAACCGAAATCCTGTTgtatattttaacttatttaccaGCGAAACATCTGGTTAGATGTCGCCAAGTGTGTGTACGATGGAGGAATATCATCGACTGGTTAACTACAAGCGACTCGTTGTGGCGGGAACACTGCAAACGAGACTTCAGCGACGTGCATATGATCGCCAGGCATAAAGCCAGAGTGGGTATGTTATGGTTCAATATCTACCGTTCGTTATCATTGTGGCCCCAGCTGTCTTTGGCCAGAGACGTCCACGACGAATTCGCCTCAGCATCGTGCTTAAATGACGAAATACAATCACTCGAAGTACTTAAAAACGGCATTATCGGCGTTCACAAATTTGGATCCATAGTATATTACGACATTGAGACGTTGGAGCCGGCCAAACGCGGGCCCATCACCGGCGAATATGTCAGCTACTCGGAAAACGACAACGCTATTATCCTAAAGACTCACAATTTGCACCTGTTTGTTATCAGGAAGCTAATCCACAATCCACATTTTGAATCTAACGCAACATTTCACGAGGTTAAAACATACATTCTTGTCGATAAACTACTTTATTATGTAGACCTAAACAACGATATTTACCTTTGCAAACTCGACGAAGCTAACCTTGTAAACAAACTCGTAAAGGAATCCGAGGAATTCATCATGTGCCTTGGGTACACCGACCGTCTCAACGTTCTCACTTTCCGACGTAATATCTACTCTATGATTGACGGGAATTTAGTCCTGGTATGCGATTTAGATGAGTgctataatttattgcaccagTTTTATAAATACAACCTGCTCGAGACGGTAGATTGGCGAATTGTATTCCAATGGACGTGTATAATGCACCACAAGTTGCCTGAAGGGCCTCTGAGGGAAATAATGACAGTCCGAATATACGGAGACGTAGTACTCGTGGGTTGCAACTGGGGAGTGTTCCTGATCTACTATGCACCATTTACGAACGGAGAATTTGATTTATATAAAACTGTCCCGGTGAGACAGTATAACTTTATGGAGCCATCGGACTGCCCAGTGCTTATTGTGTGTCCGATTTTGAGAGCAGACATACTTGAAGCTGAGGATGGGCATACCATCATACTTGCGATGCCTAAGAAGGTTGCATTGTTGGACTTTGTGCATGACTTCAAGAGGACAGAATCAGTGGCGGTGCTACCCTATAATGATTTGCAACAAGTTAAGTTGCTTAGAACAGCAGAAGTTGACAATAATACTAGTTAA
- the LOC126379590 gene encoding uncharacterized protein LOC126379590: protein MSAFKALRDVSVNFEAELKRVSTELFSAKISETFEECIAKKLRDLSLLTSKLRLLRAKPLSLTPQITEQEREEESTLSEYGETAVLRILEQLVVKSATQAHAVKTLVTAPDRTLDPEMVVRKEAIISSLAEYRTQEATVQHLDSMLREREDELARVRETWDAEVTALRDARGQARGPQTDISDPNYKKLTVMVEKLELMRCLMSRLAMPRSRGYDWLSDPHRLLRAIKLARDAHSVDGFLLGSQG from the exons ATGTCAGCTTTTAAAGCTTTACGAGATGTAAGCGTTAATTTTGAGGCAGAGTTAAAGCGAGTTTCTACCGAATTATTCTCAGCCAAAATAAGCGAAACTTTCGAAGAATGTATTGCTAAGAAATTACGTGATTTATCGCTTTTAACATCGAAATTGAGACTGTTGAGAGCGAAACCATTATCTT TAACACCACAAATAACGGAGCAAGAAAGAGAAGAGGAGAGTACTCTCAGCGAGTACGGTGAGACAGCAGTACTCCGTATACTGGAGCAGCTGGTAGTGAAATCGGCGACGCAGGCACATGCGGTGAAGACACTTGTCACCGCTCCAGACCGGACACTGGACCCAGAAATGGTAGTCAGGAAAGA aGCAATTATATCAAGTCTCGCAGAGTACAGAACACAAGAAGCCACAGTCCAGCACCTGGACTCAATGCTGAGGGAGAGAGAGGATGAACTGGCTAGAGTGAGGGAAACTTGGGACGCAGAGGTCACAGCCCTGAGGGATGCGAGAGGCCAAGCTAGAGGGCCCCAGACGGACATCAGTGATCCAAATTACAA aaagCTGACAGTAATGGTGGAGAAACTAGAACTGATGCGTTGCCTGATGTCTCGCCTGGCCATGCCCCGCAGTCGCGGCTACGACTGGCTGTCCGACCCGCATCGGCTGCTGCGCGCGATCAAGCTCGCCAGAGACGCGCACAGCGTCGATGGATTCCTGCTGGGTAGCCAGGGTTAG